A single window of Polaribacter sp. SA4-10 DNA harbors:
- the leuB gene encoding 3-isopropylmalate dehydrogenase: MKLNIALLAGDGIGPEVIDQAVKVSDAIANKFGHEINWKPALTGAAAIDAVGEPYPDATHDICVASDAVLFGAIGHPKYDNDPLATVRPEQGLLKMRKKLGLFANVRPTFTFPSLLDKSPLKRERIEGTDLVFLRELTGGIYFGEKGRRDGGETAFDNCVYTRAEVQRLAVKGFELAMTRGKKLCCVDKANVLETSRLWRETVQAMEKEYPEVEVSYEFVDAVAMRLVQWPNSYDVLITENLFGDILTDEASVISGSMGLMPSASVGTENALFEPIHGSYPQATGLNIANPMATVLSAAMLFEHFGLQEEGKAIRAAVNSALDAGFVTEDLADGGKSYGTKEVGDWLAKNI; this comes from the coding sequence ATGAAATTAAATATCGCATTATTAGCAGGAGATGGAATTGGCCCTGAGGTTATAGACCAAGCAGTAAAAGTATCTGACGCAATTGCAAACAAGTTTGGGCATGAAATTAATTGGAAACCAGCTTTAACAGGTGCAGCAGCTATTGATGCCGTTGGAGAACCTTATCCGGATGCAACACATGATATTTGTGTAGCTTCAGATGCTGTCTTATTTGGTGCAATTGGACATCCAAAATATGATAACGATCCTTTAGCTACTGTTCGTCCAGAACAGGGATTGTTAAAAATGCGTAAGAAATTAGGTTTATTTGCAAATGTAAGACCAACATTTACGTTTCCTTCTTTATTAGATAAATCGCCTTTAAAAAGAGAAAGAATAGAAGGAACTGATTTGGTTTTTTTACGTGAATTAACTGGAGGTATTTACTTTGGTGAAAAGGGGAGAAGAGATGGAGGAGAAACTGCCTTTGACAATTGTGTATATACAAGAGCTGAGGTACAACGTTTAGCTGTAAAAGGTTTTGAATTGGCAATGACACGTGGTAAGAAATTATGTTGTGTTGATAAAGCAAATGTTTTAGAAACATCAAGATTATGGAGAGAAACTGTACAAGCAATGGAGAAAGAGTATCCAGAGGTTGAGGTTTCTTATGAGTTTGTAGATGCAGTTGCAATGCGTTTGGTACAATGGCCAAATAGTTATGATGTCTTAATTACAGAAAACTTATTCGGAGATATTTTAACGGACGAAGCTTCTGTAATTTCTGGTTCTATGGGGTTAATGCCTTCAGCGTCTGTAGGGACTGAGAATGCTTTGTTTGAGCCAATACATGGTTCGTATCCGCAAGCAACGGGGTTAAATATTGCAAATCCAATGGCTACCGTTTTATCTGCAGCAATGCTGTTTGAACACTTTGGTTTACAAGAGGAAGGAAAAGCAATTAGAGCCGCTGTAAATAGTGCTTTAGATGCAGGTTTTGTAACTGAAGACTTAGCAGATGGTGGTAAATCTTACGGAACCAAGGAAGTAGGTGACTGGTTAGCAAAGAATATCTAA
- a CDS encoding T9SS type A sorting domain-containing protein: MRKILLYGFCLVFSSYLSAQNENVLFYPSSSINETLEETTNNGCNEFNTFIVSVRASFVTAEQIAAFTFDLSTATLGEDFDISPSSLTFGVSDTEVTQEVTLTIYNDAIIEGIETIQMNFENNSQTRERKITIKDNDYLPRLGSGTVELLNQKFTTSEPPEGWTASSPDINSWAFNGINSASERAFVVPAALSTAEPTYEGSRYEQGTILLFSKEIDASGVTNVTVSFDWEAGGEREGGALLDYGEFLYTLDGNIYTSLEKFGTETEPFGPNGVGTFNMPIPALDHSKFVLIWKWHNDELLAGSYSFSFGNVVVTGNDTIVESDLAHADSENVKAADQVYFISDQDAGLIGFVENASADLGCVTLLLEEVGVAKSFTNIAGNHSGKVLKITADGADAATATYDITLYFTNTELNDFTNPNNAAIIKVNSDNINDAINDAAPNYLIAGALSLENTEKEYRSFKGTFTGGNGIFALISQETLATTSSNVSQFNVFPTLINNSESVNITNSETFIEKVDIYSINGKLVKSFDFNSKYNVEITMSKLSSGMYFLNINKDRSNTHKFIVK, encoded by the coding sequence ATGAGAAAAATTTTACTTTACGGCTTTTGCCTAGTTTTTTCAAGTTATCTATCAGCACAAAACGAAAATGTTCTTTTTTATCCCTCTTCAAGTATTAATGAAACGTTGGAAGAAACGACAAATAATGGCTGTAATGAATTTAACACATTTATTGTATCAGTGAGAGCTTCTTTTGTAACTGCAGAACAAATTGCAGCTTTTACTTTTGACCTATCCACAGCTACTTTAGGCGAAGATTTTGACATTTCTCCTTCAAGTTTAACATTTGGTGTTTCAGATACTGAAGTTACCCAGGAAGTTACCCTTACTATTTACAATGACGCAATTATTGAAGGGATTGAAACCATTCAAATGAATTTCGAAAACAATTCTCAGACTAGAGAAAGAAAGATTACAATCAAGGATAACGATTACCTGCCAAGACTAGGGTCTGGAACCGTTGAATTATTGAATCAAAAGTTTACGACTTCAGAACCTCCAGAAGGTTGGACTGCAAGTTCTCCAGATATAAATTCATGGGCGTTTAACGGAATAAATTCAGCATCGGAAAGAGCTTTTGTTGTTCCTGCTGCTTTAAGTACAGCAGAACCAACATATGAGGGCAGTAGGTATGAACAGGGTACTATTTTGTTGTTTAGTAAAGAGATTGATGCGAGTGGAGTAACCAATGTAACCGTTTCTTTTGATTGGGAAGCTGGTGGTGAAAGAGAAGGAGGAGCACTTCTTGATTATGGGGAGTTTTTATATACACTTGACGGAAATATATATACCTCACTAGAAAAATTTGGAACTGAAACAGAGCCATTCGGACCAAACGGAGTAGGAACATTTAATATGCCAATACCAGCCTTAGATCATAGTAAATTTGTTTTAATATGGAAATGGCACAATGATGAATTACTTGCAGGATCTTATAGTTTTTCTTTTGGAAATGTTGTAGTAACAGGAAATGATACCATCGTAGAAAGTGACCTCGCACATGCTGATAGTGAAAATGTTAAAGCTGCAGATCAAGTATATTTTATAAGTGACCAAGACGCTGGATTAATTGGTTTTGTTGAAAATGCATCTGCAGATTTAGGATGTGTTACCTTACTGCTTGAAGAAGTAGGAGTTGCTAAAAGCTTTACTAATATTGCGGGAAATCATTCTGGTAAAGTACTAAAAATTACTGCAGATGGTGCAGATGCGGCAACAGCAACTTATGATATAACGTTGTATTTTACAAATACTGAGTTAAATGATTTTACAAATCCTAATAATGCAGCAATTATAAAAGTAAATAGTGACAACATTAATGATGCAATTAATGATGCTGCACCCAACTATTTGATAGCTGGTGCTTTGTCATTGGAAAATACAGAAAAAGAGTACAGATCTTTTAAAGGCACATTTACAGGAGGTAATGGTATTTTTGCTTTAATTTCTCAAGAAACATTAGCTACTACAAGTTCGAATGTATCTCAGTTTAATGTTTTTCCTACTTTAATAAATAATTCTGAAAGTGTAAATATTACAAATTCAGAAACATTTATTGAAAAGGTAGATATATATAGTATTAATGGAAAACTTGTGAAGTCTTTTGATTTTAATAGCAAATATAATGTAGAAATTACGATGTCTAAATTATCATCAGGAATGTATTTCTTGAACATAAATAAAGACAGGTCCAATACCCATAAATTTATTGTGAAATAA
- a CDS encoding reprolysin-like metallopeptidase translates to MNKKNTFYLLLLFCLIFSASFAQQQKSEWISVSASAQSEINTISFNKDKMPTEFNLYSVNIEGIKSKLQNAPIRSVFLGKSSNIIAVPNADGTIENYRVYDTQILHPELAAKLPNIKSYVGRSIDNTGKFIRFSVSQAGFHGQISEPGKATYYIDPYTKDKSVYIAYSAADLVNTSSDIFSCETDNTIYEKAKNAPANKSFKATDDSTIRLYELAMSCTGEYGALFIGDAATDEDKKANIMAQMIVTMTRVNGIYEKELGITFQLVPENFNIIFFDAETDPFDGEYNDKTQEVIDELIGDDNYDIGHNFNTSGGGNAGCIGCVCNSGNKGSGHTGRENPTGDKFDVDYVAHEIGHQMGGYHTHNGVGLCGKSGNNTEVEPGSGSSIMGYAGICPGQDVADQSDDYFNYVNIRDISANIQKGVSSECFDEIIVANLPPTANAGADYIIPVGTAFKLTGVGTDPDSDDVLTYTWEQNDNEDMQTPLLPIATADAGPMFRSRRGTISPSRYFPQLSAILDNNLVTTWEVLPEVTRDFEFALTVRDNVLYGGQTADDLIQITSNSDAGPFIVTSQNINTTWIQGDTETITWNVAGTDNKATVNCQTVDILFSSLGDFTDTVTLIGNTSNDGSEDIIVPISLTTTGRLMIAAADNVFLDVSNATIIIAEVGTPTFFLTAIESIKKICENTITDVTFTFDYSFSADYSGEVSFNATGLPAGATATFSPSIVETEQETVTMTVSGFTAATPQDYTISIQGTSATENKTIDVILTIKGTNFEVPVLNSPDNESAPQSTFPTYAWSEDTSGLTSSYDIEVAKDADFQEIVETGTTTINSYTQSTGLSVSTAYYWRIKPKNECGDGVFTLGNSFSTGVIDCFIGENNTPVETITLLPVSSSIEITKDIPISDINVTISLTHTYLGDLTIALVSPSGTTVTLVEEVCATSDDMEVTFDDSGEALSCLEGSPAISGIVIPASLLSAFNEESSIGTWTLTITDSYPGDDGQLNSWSIQYCGITEGAVLETQTFNSLGIVMYPNPAKGVVSIKFNNTPQLEVTLFDVLGRKVVSKMLQKDNNDIDVSKLVAGTYIVQMKNENNEKIIKNLIIE, encoded by the coding sequence ATGAATAAAAAAAACACTTTTTACTTACTCTTGCTTTTTTGTTTAATATTTAGTGCCTCTTTTGCACAGCAACAAAAAAGTGAATGGATTTCAGTTTCGGCAAGTGCTCAAAGTGAAATCAATACTATTAGTTTCAATAAAGATAAAATGCCCACAGAATTTAATTTATATTCTGTAAATATCGAAGGCATTAAAAGCAAACTTCAAAACGCTCCTATTAGAAGTGTTTTTTTAGGGAAATCTTCAAATATCATTGCTGTTCCAAATGCAGACGGTACCATAGAGAATTACCGCGTTTACGATACTCAGATTTTACATCCTGAATTGGCTGCAAAACTACCAAATATTAAAAGTTATGTGGGTAGGTCTATTGATAATACTGGAAAGTTTATTCGCTTTAGTGTGTCACAGGCAGGATTTCATGGTCAGATTTCTGAACCAGGGAAAGCAACCTATTATATAGATCCTTATACAAAAGACAAATCAGTATATATTGCATACAGTGCAGCTGATTTAGTAAATACTTCTTCTGATATTTTTTCATGTGAAACTGACAATACAATATATGAAAAGGCTAAAAATGCTCCTGCAAATAAATCTTTTAAAGCAACAGACGATAGTACTATAAGATTGTATGAATTAGCCATGTCTTGTACTGGTGAATATGGTGCTTTATTTATTGGAGATGCAGCAACGGATGAAGATAAAAAAGCAAATATCATGGCGCAAATGATAGTTACTATGACGCGTGTAAATGGTATTTATGAAAAAGAGTTAGGAATTACTTTTCAACTTGTTCCAGAAAATTTTAACATCATTTTCTTTGATGCAGAAACAGATCCTTTTGATGGTGAATATAATGATAAAACACAAGAGGTAATTGACGAATTAATCGGTGACGATAATTATGACATTGGACACAACTTTAATACATCTGGTGGTGGTAATGCAGGTTGTATTGGTTGTGTATGCAACTCAGGTAACAAAGGAAGCGGACATACTGGTCGAGAAAATCCAACAGGAGATAAATTTGATGTAGATTATGTAGCCCATGAAATTGGCCATCAAATGGGTGGTTATCATACGCATAACGGAGTAGGTCTTTGTGGTAAAAGTGGAAATAATACTGAAGTAGAGCCAGGAAGTGGTTCTTCAATTATGGGATATGCAGGAATTTGTCCTGGTCAAGACGTAGCAGATCAGTCTGATGATTATTTTAATTATGTAAATATTAGAGACATTAGCGCTAATATTCAAAAAGGAGTTAGTTCTGAATGTTTTGATGAAATTATAGTGGCAAATTTACCACCTACAGCAAATGCAGGAGCCGATTATATTATTCCGGTAGGTACTGCTTTTAAATTAACGGGAGTGGGAACAGACCCAGATAGTGATGATGTATTGACCTATACTTGGGAACAAAATGATAATGAAGACATGCAAACTCCGTTATTACCAATTGCTACAGCTGATGCTGGACCTATGTTTAGATCTCGAAGAGGAACAATATCTCCAAGCCGTTATTTTCCGCAATTGAGTGCTATTTTAGACAACAATTTAGTAACAACTTGGGAAGTTCTTCCAGAAGTTACGCGTGATTTTGAATTCGCATTAACGGTAAGAGATAATGTTTTGTATGGAGGTCAAACAGCGGATGACTTGATACAGATTACCTCTAATTCTGATGCTGGACCTTTTATTGTAACTAGTCAAAACATTAACACTACCTGGATACAAGGAGATACTGAAACGATTACTTGGAATGTTGCTGGTACAGACAATAAAGCAACGGTTAATTGTCAAACTGTAGATATTTTATTTTCTTCACTTGGTGACTTTACGGATACAGTTACGCTAATAGGAAACACATCAAATGACGGTTCGGAAGATATTATTGTACCAATTAGTTTAACGACTACTGGTAGATTAATGATAGCAGCAGCGGATAATGTCTTTTTAGATGTCAGTAATGCAACTATTATTATAGCAGAAGTTGGAACTCCAACATTCTTCTTAACAGCTATAGAATCGATAAAAAAAATATGTGAAAACACAATTACTGATGTAACATTCACTTTTGATTACTCATTCTCTGCGGATTATAGCGGCGAAGTATCATTTAATGCCACAGGACTGCCGGCTGGCGCTACAGCTACTTTTAGTCCTTCAATTGTAGAAACAGAACAAGAAACAGTAACAATGACTGTTAGTGGCTTTACAGCAGCTACGCCCCAAGATTATACGATTTCTATACAGGGAACTTCGGCAACTGAAAATAAAACGATAGATGTTATTTTAACCATAAAGGGAACAAACTTTGAAGTTCCTGTTCTTAATAGCCCAGATAATGAGAGTGCTCCTCAATCAACATTTCCAACATATGCATGGTCTGAAGACACGAGTGGTCTAACTAGTTCTTATGATATAGAAGTAGCTAAAGATGCTGATTTCCAAGAAATTGTTGAAACAGGCACAACTACTATAAATAGTTATACTCAAAGTACAGGGTTATCTGTATCTACTGCTTATTATTGGCGCATAAAACCTAAAAACGAATGTGGAGATGGTGTATTTACCTTAGGAAACAGTTTTTCAACTGGAGTAATCGATTGTTTTATTGGGGAAAACAATACACCCGTTGAGACGATAACTTTGTTACCTGTATCTAGTTCAATTGAAATAACTAAGGACATCCCAATTTCAGATATAAATGTTACTATAAGTTTAACACATACGTATTTGGGTGACTTAACTATAGCGTTAGTGAGTCCGTCAGGTACCACAGTAACCTTAGTAGAAGAGGTATGTGCAACATCGGATGATATGGAAGTAACTTTTGACGATTCAGGAGAGGCTTTATCTTGTTTAGAAGGAAGCCCTGCCATTTCAGGAATAGTAATACCTGCAAGTTTGTTATCAGCTTTTAATGAAGAAAGTAGCATAGGTACATGGACACTTACTATAACCGATTCATATCCAGGGGATGATGGACAGTTAAACTCTTGGAGCATTCAATACTGTGGTATTACAGAAGGAGCAGTATTAGAAACACAGACATTTAATAGCTTAGGCATTGTGATGTATCCAAATCCTGCTAAAGGTGTTGTTTCAATTAAATTTAATAATACTCCGCAACTAGAGGTAACACTTTTTGATGTATTAGGTAGAAAAGTAGTATCTAAGATGTTACAAAAGGACAACAATGATATTGATGTCTCAAAATTAGTTGCAGGAACCTACATTGTTCAAATGAAAAATGAAAACAATGAAAAAATTATTAAAAACTTAATTATTGAATAA
- a CDS encoding T9SS type A sorting domain-containing protein, whose translation MKIITLLLIFVTLSASAQTEKYRLILNDDPATTGTVAWNQTAASIGTATIYYGTNDFGDDWASYPLSQTSDRTSAAQGMNTQFARLKNLVPNTAYYFVLRNPLTNIRSARYFFKTLPNDQSRLSFVAGGDSRTDGTPDVIANRQARLNANITVSKLKPHAVLFGGDFTFGDTPNEWDYWLNDWQLTISEEGQLFGIVAARGNHEYVPSTVYDLFDVPSADAYYAMTFGSDLVRVYTLNSEISVAGDQAEWLKNDLEMNSSKNCWTFAQYHTPIRPHQSGKSENDDQYDAWAGLFYKHGMDLVFESDSHMVKTTKALKPDVNGELGFSEDALNGTYFVGEGCWGAPTRNNDDDKSWTLASASFNQVKWVFVSCERIELRTVMTDAIAEVAPLENQFEVPSNMPLWNPTEIGDVLIIEKQVLSSSLVVENKISMFPNPLGKVLNFIVPPLLNEAMITILDVNGRVVLKEEKKIEKGRFTINTAAIKSGIYILTISNMKNEVLITKKLLRE comes from the coding sequence ATGAAAATAATTACATTACTTTTAATTTTTGTCACTTTATCCGCAAGTGCACAAACAGAAAAATACCGTTTAATTTTAAATGACGATCCTGCAACTACAGGAACTGTTGCTTGGAATCAAACAGCGGCCTCCATAGGAACTGCAACCATATATTATGGTACTAATGATTTTGGAGACGATTGGGCTTCTTATCCGCTCTCTCAGACATCAGATCGCACATCCGCAGCCCAAGGCATGAACACACAATTTGCAAGATTAAAAAATTTAGTTCCCAACACTGCTTACTATTTTGTTCTTCGGAACCCTTTAACAAATATTAGAAGTGCGCGTTATTTTTTTAAGACCTTACCAAACGATCAAAGTAGATTGTCTTTTGTAGCTGGTGGTGACTCCAGAACAGATGGAACGCCAGATGTAATTGCAAATCGTCAAGCCCGATTAAATGCAAACATTACGGTTTCTAAATTGAAACCACATGCAGTATTATTTGGTGGCGATTTTACTTTTGGTGATACCCCGAACGAATGGGATTATTGGTTAAATGATTGGCAATTGACAATTTCGGAAGAAGGTCAATTATTTGGAATTGTCGCTGCAAGAGGAAATCATGAATATGTTCCATCTACAGTATATGATTTATTCGATGTTCCTTCAGCAGATGCATATTACGCAATGACTTTTGGAAGTGATTTGGTAAGAGTCTACACACTAAATTCCGAAATTTCTGTCGCTGGAGACCAAGCGGAGTGGCTAAAAAATGATTTAGAAATGAATAGTTCAAAAAACTGTTGGACTTTTGCACAATACCATACACCTATAAGACCGCATCAATCGGGTAAATCTGAAAATGACGACCAGTATGACGCTTGGGCAGGTTTATTTTATAAACATGGAATGGATCTTGTCTTTGAATCTGATTCTCACATGGTGAAAACAACGAAAGCTTTAAAACCAGACGTAAATGGCGAATTAGGCTTTAGCGAAGATGCTTTAAATGGAACCTATTTTGTTGGTGAAGGTTGTTGGGGTGCTCCTACTCGTAATAATGACGACGATAAGAGCTGGACATTGGCTTCTGCATCTTTTAATCAAGTAAAATGGGTATTTGTAAGCTGTGAAAGAATCGAACTTCGTACAGTGATGACCGACGCTATTGCTGAAGTTGCGCCCTTAGAAAATCAATTTGAGGTTCCTTCCAATATGCCTTTGTGGAATCCTACTGAAATAGGTGATGTGCTTATAATCGAAAAACAAGTGTTGTCTTCTTCTTTAGTAGTAGAAAATAAAATATCTATGTTTCCAAATCCACTTGGTAAAGTATTGAACTTTATTGTACCACCTCTACTAAATGAAGCAATGATAACAATTTTAGATGTAAATGGTCGTGTTGTATTAAAAGAAGAAAAAAAGATAGAAAAAGGACGTTTTACAATAAACACAGCTGCTATAAAAAGTGGTATTTACATCCTTACGATATCCAACATGAAAAATGAGGTCTTAATTACTAAAAAACTATTAAGGGAATAA
- a CDS encoding response regulator: MKVLYLDDDTISRFLVCQAVKDKYEIDAVEKAEEAFELAKNNDYEILLIDINLNDPNIDGFGVLEKLKTFSHLKDSTYIAHTNYFGEEWKLKCIDGGFHYYNPKPFMLSEFEKLIKK; the protein is encoded by the coding sequence ATGAAAGTTTTATATCTTGATGACGATACAATTAGCAGGTTCTTAGTTTGCCAAGCAGTAAAAGATAAATATGAAATAGATGCAGTTGAAAAAGCCGAAGAGGCTTTTGAGTTGGCTAAAAATAATGACTATGAAATTTTACTAATTGATATAAATTTAAATGACCCTAATATTGATGGTTTTGGAGTCTTAGAAAAATTAAAAACCTTTTCACACTTGAAAGATTCAACTTACATTGCTCATACCAATTATTTTGGTGAAGAATGGAAATTAAAATGTATTGACGGTGGATTTCATTATTATAATCCTAAACCATTTATGTTAAGTGAATTTGAAAAGCTCATTAAAAAATAG
- a CDS encoding YkgJ family cysteine cluster protein, whose amino-acid sequence MQTTKLSTDSILPLTCSRSGTCCFGKSVMLNPWELLSFSKEKKISTREFRDLYCEFGGIRLRFNGKIDKKGQQACSQYIDTIGCSVHLGRPLACRLYPLGRKIQFDKAHYIYEGTKFPCLNDCAEVLELPKLSVGEYIKGQEAEQFEKAQDEYLIVMQNIADIGFELFLESGLSESGDTKTLALWRVMGNELPELLAERIGKEWIDYLMLPAITDTIQNPVTFAKKHNELLLLKAQEKFGAIKTNQELHKAAVLMIGLALHLSRALGADPKSISEHWITIAKSHGAKE is encoded by the coding sequence ATGCAAACAACTAAATTAAGTACTGATAGTATATTACCGCTTACATGCTCTAGATCTGGAACCTGCTGTTTTGGTAAATCTGTAATGCTTAACCCATGGGAGTTGTTAAGTTTTAGCAAAGAAAAAAAAATTAGTACAAGAGAATTTCGTGATCTTTATTGCGAGTTTGGTGGTATTCGATTACGCTTTAACGGAAAAATAGATAAAAAAGGACAACAAGCATGTAGCCAATATATAGATACTATTGGTTGTAGTGTTCATCTAGGTCGCCCATTAGCGTGCAGACTATATCCTTTAGGACGTAAAATACAATTTGATAAAGCACATTATATTTATGAAGGCACCAAATTTCCTTGTTTAAATGATTGTGCTGAAGTTTTAGAATTACCTAAGCTTAGTGTAGGTGAATATATTAAAGGACAAGAAGCGGAACAATTTGAAAAGGCACAAGATGAATATCTAATCGTAATGCAAAATATAGCTGATATTGGTTTTGAGTTGTTTTTAGAATCAGGTTTATCTGAATCTGGAGATACAAAAACACTCGCATTATGGAGAGTCATGGGGAACGAGCTTCCTGAATTATTAGCAGAAAGAATAGGGAAAGAATGGATAGATTATTTGATGTTACCAGCAATAACTGATACCATCCAAAACCCTGTTACTTTTGCTAAAAAACACAATGAATTGTTACTATTAAAAGCACAAGAAAAATTTGGAGCAATAAAAACGAATCAAGAACTTCATAAAGCTGCTGTTTTAATGATTGGGTTAGCGCTACATTTGTCTAGAGCCTTGGGAGCAGACCCAAAATCAATTTCCGAACATTGGATAACAATAGCGAAAAGCCATGGAGCTAAAGAGTAG
- a CDS encoding peptidylprolyl isomerase — protein MNNGIYAKFTTSKGDVLVNLEFEKTPGTVGNFVALAEGNLENSVKGQGTPYYNGLKFHRVIPDFMIQGGCPQGTGTGDPGYKFDDEFHPDLKHNKPGILAMANSGPASNGSQFYITHIPTPWLDNKHTVFGAVVEGQDIVDAVAQGDELTSIEIIRVGEAAEKFNAIEAFRTFEGSRENREAEEKAKQKELLDSVAIGYDETASGLRYQILQKGDGKKATKGAGVSVHYKGQLLDGTVFDSSYKRKEPIDFNVGLGQVIAGWDEGILLLQVGDKARFVIPSNLAYGSAGAGGVIPPDATLIFDVELMAVK, from the coding sequence ATGAATAACGGAATATACGCAAAATTCACTACTTCAAAAGGTGACGTTTTAGTAAACTTAGAATTTGAAAAAACTCCTGGAACAGTTGGTAACTTTGTTGCTTTAGCTGAAGGAAATTTAGAAAACTCAGTAAAAGGTCAAGGAACTCCTTATTATAATGGATTAAAATTCCACAGAGTAATTCCTGATTTTATGATTCAAGGAGGTTGCCCACAAGGAACTGGAACAGGAGATCCTGGTTATAAATTTGATGATGAGTTTCATCCTGATTTGAAACATAACAAACCTGGTATTTTAGCAATGGCAAACTCTGGGCCAGCATCAAACGGAAGTCAATTTTACATCACACACATTCCTACTCCTTGGTTAGACAACAAGCACACTGTTTTTGGTGCTGTAGTGGAAGGACAAGACATTGTTGATGCGGTTGCTCAAGGTGATGAATTAACTTCTATAGAAATTATTAGAGTTGGTGAAGCTGCAGAAAAATTTAATGCAATTGAAGCTTTTAGAACTTTTGAAGGTTCTAGAGAAAACCGTGAAGCTGAAGAAAAAGCGAAGCAAAAAGAATTATTAGATTCTGTTGCTATTGGTTATGATGAAACTGCAAGCGGATTACGTTACCAAATTTTACAAAAAGGTGATGGAAAAAAAGCGACAAAAGGCGCAGGAGTTTCTGTACATTATAAAGGTCAATTATTAGATGGTACTGTTTTCGATTCTTCATACAAGAGAAAAGAGCCAATCGATTTTAATGTTGGTTTAGGACAAGTAATTGCTGGTTGGGATGAAGGAATTCTATTATTACAAGTTGGTGATAAAGCCCGCTTTGTAATTCCTTCTAATTTAGCATATGGTTCTGCAGGAGCTGGAGGAGTAATTCCACCAGATGCAACACTTATTTTTGATGTTGAATTGATGGCTGTAAAATAA